The following coding sequences lie in one Maniola jurtina chromosome 11, ilManJurt1.1, whole genome shotgun sequence genomic window:
- the LOC123869792 gene encoding ATP-binding cassette sub-family C member 10, whose protein sequence is MNSFMNLTWKWEYICGPQGLVPWNDTTKDIGMCFQELFFQIPIFFTFAITSAYYVGLRKNWVVREKTQERSITLRSFVALALVSIPIIHMYIIISDDGFRLYPIDYFAAGAACISWLVHFGYVIALKHRLGQSSRGPISQLVLWSLTVLFSIIELRSNILIGAPTSFDIAILCCHFVYFLTLLPASDSRPTFYSPCLVGSQHSHSEYTPLLPQGDEGVLGTAMQGANWWSKLCFSWVDPLLQKGFENKLQDLEELYDIPARYRCTYVGARMDKALIGNVDNYQQFTEVPHQPFIGPGYGATSETLPQSSTPVTPTSRVLLRPIRRQNVSLFRALHSCFALQFYGIGMLKLISDMAGFGGPILLNKLVTFVEDDSIDQHYGYIYAATLLAVTIISALFNVHFTWLMSMIGLKMRGAIVSTILRKTLSVTSTELNKAFSIGEITNFMSTDTDRIVNSCPSFHALWSIPLQLFITLFLLYQQVGISFLAGVAFSVILIPINKIIANKIGQLSTEMMKHKDTRVSLISDMLRGIRTVKVHVWEDYFIDKVSEARARELRYLRGRKYLDAVCVVLWATTPVLVAALTLGTHALRGQVLSAPTVFTTIALINMLIAPLNAFPWVLNGLTEAWVSMKRIQKLLDLRDMDMEHYYDRLNINRDEDKVIIIKNATFTWAKSSIRRKSMPKSKKNKGKSQKKLSKYSIQRRDSESSNETFIQEPFKLQDIFFEIGKEELVGIAGPVGSGKTSLLLAIIGDMLKQAGDIQIPEFLNSFGYVSQQPWLVRGTIRDNILFGKPYDESKFRSVIDACALTEDLNLLGWNAYVGEGGCTLSGGQRARISLARAVYQDKQVYLLDDVLSGVDATVAQHIMQRCILGLLRHTARVLVTHSPRHLARTHRVLLMQDGRIVTQGPPETVLNEIEEFLPSETECEGEEPPLKRDMEDKQLDELDVVSRNSLDNDESMSEGTVGWWVIGLYLRSVGGFLTMCIVISLILMQLSQNFTFVWLTFWVRNKSNNSVNALVIDNVHENTTALDHSFNVLDNIVHNIVNTSMTIINNFSGNNNNNSTIVTDNYNLASNMYSTQSQVLKASALTDNYYLEVYFGLAGLNLVFTIMRAFLFAYGGLKAAAKIHKILLKVIVKANVKFFDVTPTGRIVNRFSSDTYTVDDSLPFILNILLAQIFSLIGAVVVTVYGLPWLLVGVLPMTFIYYRLQRRYRITSRQLKRLQSVALSPVYVHFNDTLEGLSSIRALGAAARWAERGEESVERWQRAALCGAAAAQWLALRLQAAAAAAVAGAALVAVLQRATHAADPGLVGLAISYALSMTSMLSSVLNSFTETEREMIAVERVGEYITQIESEKIDGDSPPYGWPSHGVISFEDVHLKYGARDSGEALRGVTFSSHPGERLAVVGRTGAGKSSLLRAVLRLAPCAAGRVRVDGIDVATLHLQALRSRIGIIPQEPFIFSGSIRENVDPLRQYLDAEVWRALDACGARDVVSARGGLAAPAGQLSRGHAQVLCLVRALLQKAKILLVDEATANLDQESERVILDTIRCSFGGSTVVFVAHRLAGVLECSRVLVLGGGRLLELRPPEDALADPTSHLYRLLHPDQ, encoded by the exons ATGAACTCTTTTATGAATCTAACTTGGAAATGGGAATACATATGTGGCCCACAGGGCCTGGTTCCATGGAACGATACGACAAAGGACATTGGAATGTGTTTTCAAGAGTTGTTCTTtcaaatacctatattttttacattCGCTATAACTTCAGCTTATTACGTGGGATTAAGAAAAAATTGGGTAGTAAGAGAAAAGACTCAAGAACGGTCAATTACTCTTCGCAGCTTTGTAGCATTAGCACTTGTCTCCATTCCAATAATACACATGTATATCATCATATCTGATGATGGATTTAGGCTATATCCTATTGATTACTTTGCTGCTGGAGCAGCGTGTATATCGTGGCTGGTTCACTTTGGGTATGTCATAGCACTGAAACATCGCTTGGGGCAAAGTTCTCGTGGTCCAATAAGTCAACTTGTTTTATGGAGTCTCACAGTGCTGTTTAGTATTATTGAACTTCGAAGTAATATTCTTATTGGTGCTCCTACATCATTTGACATTGCCATATTATGTTGCCATTTTGTATATTTCCTGACTTTGCTACCAGCGAGTGATTCCAGACCAACATTTTACTCACCATGCCTTGTCGGCTCTCAACATTCTCAT AGTGAATACACCCCACTTCTACCTCAAGGCGATGAAGGGGTCCTTGGTACGGCTATGCAAGGTGCAAACTGGTGGTCTAAACTGTGTTTTTCATGGGTTGATCCACTCTTACAAAAAG GGTTTGAAAACAAGCTACAAGACCTAGAAGAACTATATGACATTCCAGCACGGTATAGATGTACTTATGTTGGTGCAAGGATGGACAAGGCGCTGATTGGTAATGTTGATAATTACCAACAGTTCACTGAAGTGCCACATCAACCATTTATTGGAcctg GCTATGGGGCAACAAGTGAAACATTGCCTCAATCATCTACACCAGTCACTCCCACCTCTCGAGTGCTGCTACGCCCAATACGACGGCAAAATGTCTCATTGTTTCGTGCGCTGCACAGTTGCTTCGCTCTTCAATTTTATGGCATTGGAATGCTCAAACTGATCTCTGACATGGCAGGCTTTGGTGGACCTATACTACTCAATAAACTAGTCACTTTTGTTGAAGATGACAGTATTGATCAACATTATGg ATATATTTATGCTGCAACGCTTCTAGCAGTTACAATAATATCTGCTTTATTTAATGTTCATTTCACTTGGTTAATGTCTATGATTGGCCTCAAAATGCGCGGAGCCATAGTGTCCACTATTTTGAGAAAGACACTTAGTGTGACTTCGACTGAACTCAATAAAGCTTTTTCTATTGGGGAAATAACAAATTTTATGTCAACTGATACTGACAGAATTGTGAACTCTTGTCCCAGTTTTCATGCGCTCTGGAGTATACCATTGCAG TTATTCATCACATTGTTCCTTTTGTATCAACAAGTTGGCATATCATTTTTGGCTGGCGTGGCATTCTCAGTAATTCTtataccaataaataaaataattgcaaaTAAGATTGGACAGTTGAGTACAGAAATGATGAAACACAAAGACACGCGAGTGAGCCTGATCAGCGACATGCTCCGCGGGATACGCACTGTAAAAGTGCACGTGTGGGAAGACTACTTCATTGATAAAGTTtcag AGGCCCGTGCGAGGGAGCTGCGGTATCTGCGCGGGCGCAAGTACCTGGACGCGGTGTGCGTGGTGCTGTGGGCGACGACGCCCGTGCTGGTGGCGGCGCTCACGCTGGGAACGCACGCGCTGCGCGGACAAGTGCTAAGCGCGCCTACT GTCTTCACAACTATAGCATTGATCAATATGTTGATTGCGCCATTGAATGCTTTCCCTTGGGTACTGAATGGACTGACTGAAGCTTGGGTTTCTATGAAACGTATCCAGAAACTTCTAGAT CTCAGAGACATGGACATGGAACATTATTATGATCGACTGAACATAAACCGCGACGAAGacaaagttattataattaaaaacgcTACATTTACATGGGCGAAATCTTCCATCCGTAGAAAATCAATGccgaaatcaaagaaaaacaaGGGCAAATCTCAAAAGAAGCTATCCAAATACAGTATTCAGAGGAGGGATTCAGAGTCGTCTAATGAGACGTTTATACAAGAACCGTTCAAGTTACAAGATATATTTTTCGAGATTGGTAAAGAAGAATTAGTCGGTATTGCCGGACCAGTGGGTAGTGGGAAGACGTCGCTGTTGTTAGCAATTATAGGGGACATGCTGAAACAGGCGGGGGATATTCAAATACCCGAATTTCttaata GTTTTGGTTATGTGTCCCAGCAGCCGTGGCTCGTACGTGGGACTATACGTGACAACATATTATTTGGGAAACCTTATGACGAATCGAAGTTTAGATCGGTCATTGACGCTTGTGCATTAACAG AGGATCTGAATCTGTTGGGCTGGAACGCATACGTGGGCGAAGGCGGCTGCACCCTCAGTGGCGGACAGCGGGCGCGAATATCACTCGCACGGGCCGTGTACCAGGATAAACAAG TGTACCTGTTGGATGATGTATTGTCGGGCGTCGACGCGACAGTCGCGCAGCACATAATGCAACGCTGCATCCTGGGCCTGCTGCGGCACACGGCGCGCGTGCTCGTCACGCACTCGCCGCGACACCTGGCGCGCACACACCGCGTGCTGCTGATGCAGGACGGAAGGATAGTCACGCAAG gtcCACCGGAAACAGTGCTAAACGAAATAGAAGAATTTCTGCCCAGTGAAACTGAATGCGAAGGCGAAGAGCCCCCACTCAAACGCGACATGGAGGACAAACAACTTGACGAGCTAGACGTCGTTAGTCGAAACAGTTTGGATAATGAC GAAAGTATGTCCGAAGGCACAGTTGGTTGGTGGGTCATCGGCCTATATCTACGCTCAGTGGGTGGCTTCCTAACAATGTGCATCGTAATATCGCTGATACTCATGCAACTGTCTCAAAACTTCACATTCGTTTGGCTCACGTTCTGGGTCAGAAACAAAAGCAACAATTCCGTGAATGCACTAGTAATTGACAACGTGCACGAAAACACTACAGCTCTCGACCATAGCTTTAACGTGTTGGACAATATTGTACACAATATAGTAAACACTTCGATGACGATTATCAACAATTTCAGtgggaataataataataatagtacaaTTGTAACTGATAACTACAATTTAGCAAGCAACATGTATTCTACGCAATCTCAAGTATTAAAAGCGTCAGCACTCACAGACAATTATTACTTGGAAGTGTATTTCGGTTTGGCTGGACTAAATCTAGTATTCACTATCATGCGTGCGTTCTTGTTCGCTTATGGAGGTCTTAAAGCTGCAGCCAAGATACACAAAATACTTCTGAAAGTTATTGTAAAG GCAAACGTGAAATTTTTCGATGTAACCCCTACAGGACGCATAGTTAATAGATTCTCTTCAGATACATACACAGTGGACGATTCACTACCATTTATCTTAAATATATTGCTCGCACAAATATTTTCCTTGATTG GCGCGGTGGTGGTTACAGTCTACGGTCTGCCTTGGTTGCTAGTGGGCGTCTTACCTATGACTTTCATATACTACAG ATTACAGCGACGCTATCGGATCACTTCCAGGCAACTCAAAAGATTGCAGAGTGTAGCGTTGTCGCCGGTCTACGTACATTTTAATGACACACTTGAAG GTTTGAGCAGTATCCGCGCTCTgggcgcggcggcgcggtgGGCGGAGCGCGGCGAGGAGAGCGTGGAGCGCTGGCAGCGCGCGGCGCtatgcggcgcggcggcggcgcagTGGCTGGCGCTGCGCCTGCAGgctgccgccgccgccgccgtggCGGGCGCCGCGCTCGTCGCCGTGCTGCAACGCGCCACACATGCCGCTGATCCGG GACTCGTGGGCCTGGCCATATCGTACGCTTTGTCGATGACTTCAATGCTGAGCAGCGTGCTGAACTCATTCACTGAGACCGAGCGAGAGATGATTGCCGTAGAGCGAGTCGGCGAATATATTACACAG ATAGAAAGTGAAAAAATAGATGGAGACTCACCACCCTATGGCTGGCCTTCCCATGGAGTTATAAGTTTTGAGGATGTACACCTTAAATATGG AGCAAGGGACAGCGGCGAGGCGCTGCGAGGCGTGACGTTCTCGAGTCACCCCGGCGAGCGGCTGGCGGTGGTGGGGCGCACGGGCGCGGGCAAGAGCTCGCTGCTGCGCGCCGTGCTGCGTCTCGCGCCGTGCGCCGCGGGCCGCGTGCGCGTCGACGGCATCGATGTCGCCACGCTGCACTTACAGGCGCTCAG ATCTCGTATCGGTATAATTCCGCAAGAGCCGTTCATATTCTCGGGCAGCATCCGCGAGAACGTGGATCCGCTGCGGCAGTACTTGGACGCGGAGGTGTGGCGCGCGCTGGACGCGTGCGGTGCGCGGGACGTGGTGAGCGCGCGCGGCGGCCTGGCCGCGCCCGCGGGGCAGCTGTCGCGCGGCCACGCTCAGGTGCTGTGCCTCGTGAGGGCTTTGCTGCAGAAGGCTAAG ATCCTACTCGTAGACGAGGCGACGGCTAACCTCGACCAAGAGAGCGAGCGAGTCATCCTGGACACTATCCGCTGCTCGTTCGGCGGCAGCACCGTGGTGTTCGTGGCGCACCGCCTGGCCGGCGTGCTGGAGTGCTCGCGGGTGCTGGTGCTGGGCGGAGGCCGGCTGCTGGAGCTGCGGCCGCCCGAGGACGCGCTCGCCGACCCCACTTCACATCTCTACAGACTGCTGCATCCAGACCAGTAA
- the LOC123869816 gene encoding coiled-coil domain-containing protein 97 produces MVDSINFSPNEQDEGEIDPIFDIIDYLVRCANISFKNSQLNKEEIRTSEKIQAAYNLYTQSPTQFLLQFGKYLSPNHIQYFETTQSNNANKDFKKCIEQLKVYHSDDCKNKRVRNRRYKAMQKMQNDTDYFSEKQMMYRNPLLYEQLVGQYLTDEEVRERDGVNSENFTFLSMILETVDRNEMRETKNIQMLIEDEKSSTETVQDACDTDDGACSKGKQWGDFDIPDTKPNYMPETQKQAMLCANERNLLREEFLQEMYSSFIEGRDIDFDYNSVDNNEEYDDLHQISQDAEDKYFDSEDNDAETLEEHMQHVQEYGRKNSNASLSDPLDVFMEHISNKLQQV; encoded by the coding sequence atggtaGATTCAATTAATTTTTCACCGAATGAACAAGATGAAGGCGAAATTGATCCTATTTTTGATATTATCGATTACTTGGTAAGGTGTGCAaacatttcttttaaaaattctcAACTGAACAAAGAGGAAATACGGACAAGTGAAAAAATTCAAGCAGCATATAACCTGTATACTCAGTCACCTACTcagtttttattacaatttgggaAGTATTTGTCGCCGAACCATATACAATATTTTGAAACTACTCAAAGTAACAACGCTAATAAGgactttaaaaaatgtatagagCAGCTGAAAGTATATCATTCAGatgattgcaaaaataaaagagtacGAAACAGACGATACAAAGCCATGCAGAAGATGCAAAATGACACAGATTATTTTAGTGAAAAACAAATGATGTATCGCAATCCATTATTGTATGAACAGCTTGTAGGCCAGTATCTGACTGATGAAGAAGTGAGGGAGCGAGATGGTGTAAATAGTGAAAACTTTACTTTTCTAAGTATGATATTAGAAACCGTTGATAGAAATGAAATGagggaaacaaaaaatatacaaatgcTTATTGAAGATGAGAAATCATCAACAGAAACTGTACAGGATGCATGTGATACAGATGATGGCGCATGCAGTAAAGGAAAGCAATGGGGAGATTTTGACATCCCAGACACCAAGCCCAACTACATGCCCGAAACTCAAAAGCAAGCTATGTTATGTGCTAATGAAAGAAATCTCTTAAGGGAAGAGTTTCTGCAAGAAATGTATAGCAGTTTTATTGAAGGCAGAGATATAGATTTTGATTACAACAGTGTTGACAACAATGAAGAGTATGATGATTTGCACCAAATCTCTCAAGATGCTGAAGACAAATATTTTGACTCTGAAGATAATGATGCAGAAACGTTAGAGGAGCATATGCAACATGTACAAGAATACGGAAGAAAGAATTCTAATGCTAGTTTAAGTGACCCCTTAGATGTGTTTATGGAACatatttcaaataaacttcAACAAGTGTGA